The Agromyces sp. G08B096 DNA window CTGATCGATGGCGTCGCCGAGCGGCTTCGGGTCGCGGCCGGGCGTGAACGGCTCGCTGCCGGTGCGCGGCGTCGCCCGCCGCGACGACCGCGGACGCGGGCGGTCGTCGCCGAACAGCTCGCGGAAGTGCTGATAGACGCGGGCCGCCTCAGACATGCGCGCTCCGATCAGGTGCATCGGATGCCTCGGATGCCTCGCCGGCGGCGGGCTCTTCCGCGTCGCCCGCCCCGTCCTCGTGCTCAGCGCCCGCGTCGACGATGCGGCCGGACTCGATGTGCACGATGCGCGCCGTGAGCGGCTCGGGCACGTCCTCGAGCACCGCGGCCGTGACGAGCACCTGCTCGAACCCGCCGATCGCCGCGGCGAGACGCTCGCGACGAAGCCGGTCGAGCTCGGCGAACACGTCGTCGAGCACGAGCACCGGATCGCCCGTCGACGAATCGCGGCGCAGCAGCTCGGCCGACGCGAGCCGCAGCGCGAGGGCGAACGACCACGACTCGCCATGGCTCGCATACCCCTTCGCCGGCAGGCCGTTCAGCAGCAGCAGCACGTCGTCGCGGTGCGGACCTGAGAGCGTGAGCCCTCGCTCGAGCTCCTTGCTGCGCCGCGAACGGAGGGCCGCCGCGAAGCGCTCGGCGGTCGAGACCCGGTCGACGGATGCCTCGGCCGAGGCATCCGCCATCGCGTCGTCGTCTTCGGGGTCGGCGCCGTCGATCGAGAGCACCGGCCGGAGCGACGGCGCATGGTCGGCATCGACGATCGCGCGGTACGCGTCGGCGAGCGGCTGAGCCAGCTCCGTGACGAGCGCGAGCCGCTGATCGATGAGCTCCGAGCCGAGCTCGACGAGGCGCTCGTCCCAGATGTCGAGCGTGGGCAGCGCGTCGGGCCGGAGTCCCCGTGCCCTGGCGCTCTTCAGCAGGGTGTTGCGCTGCTTCAGCACGCGCTCGTAGTCGGAGAGCACGCCGGCGAGACGCGGAGTGCGCTGCACCAGCAGCTCGTCGAGGAGCCGTCGGCGCACGGACGGCTCGCCCCGCACGATCGCGAGGTCTTCGGGGGCGAAGAGCACCGAGTGCGCGTAGCGCGGCAGCTCGCGCGGCTTCACCTGCGAGCGGTTGAGCTGCGCCTTGTTCGCACCCTGCCGGTTCAGCTGCAGCTCGACGAGCACGCGCCGGTCGCCGTGGGCGAGCAGCGCCCGCACGATGGCCGCGTCGGCGCCGGCGCGGATGAGCGCCTGATCACCGGAGACCCGGTGCGAGCCGAGCGTCGCGAGATAGCCGATCGACTCGACGAGGTTCGTCTTGCCCTGACCGTTGCGGCCGACGAGCACCGTGGCGCCCGGACCGAGCTCCAGCTCGGCGCGCGCGTAGTTGCGGTAGTCGGTGAGGGAGAGGCGTTCGACGTGCACGCTGGACTCCCTTCCCCTCGATCGACCGGAACCACGCTACCCTCGGCCGCCGACGGGCGGCCTCGCTACCGGAGCAGCAGGTTCGGCTGCAGCAGGTACCGGTAGCTGTCGTTGCCGGCCTGCTCGCGCGAGGTCTGGCTCGTGATGAGCACCGGCCCCGGCTTGTTCGGGTTCTCGGTCTTCGTGAACCCGATCCGCACGAACTCGCTCGGCACCGCCGAGAGGCCGTCGAGCAGGAACTGCGGCTTCAGCGAGACGACGGTCTCGTCGCCGGTGAGGATCGCGTCGATCGACTCCGACGCCTGCGCCTGCTCGCTGCCGATGGCCTCGAGGGTCAGCCCGTCGGCCGTGAAGCTGTAGCGGAGCGCGGCCTCGCGCTCCAGAACGAGGGCGACACGACGGGTCGCCTCGATGAGCTCGGCCGTGTTCATCACCGCGTAGTTGTCGACGGTGTCGGGGAACAGCCGGCGCACGGGCGGGAAGTTGCCCTTGATGAGCAGGCTGGTCACGGTCTTCTTGTCGGCGCTGAACGCGATGAGCTCGCGGTCGTCGCGGCTGGTGATCGCGACCTGAATGGTGCCCGAGTGCCCGAAGGTCTTGCCGACCTCCTGCAGGGTGCGGGCCGGCACGAGGGCGGTGTGGGTCTCCTCGGAGGCGACGCTGCCGCCGTCCCAGGCGATCTCGCGGATCGCGACGCGGTACCGGTCGGTGGCGACGAGGCTCAGGCTGTTCTCGCGCACCTCGAGCTGCACGCCGGTGATGACGGGGGTCACGTCGTCG harbors:
- the recF gene encoding DNA replication/repair protein RecF: MHVERLSLTDYRNYARAELELGPGATVLVGRNGQGKTNLVESIGYLATLGSHRVSGDQALIRAGADAAIVRALLAHGDRRVLVELQLNRQGANKAQLNRSQVKPRELPRYAHSVLFAPEDLAIVRGEPSVRRRLLDELLVQRTPRLAGVLSDYERVLKQRNTLLKSARARGLRPDALPTLDIWDERLVELGSELIDQRLALVTELAQPLADAYRAIVDADHAPSLRPVLSIDGADPEDDDAMADASAEASVDRVSTAERFAAALRSRRSKELERGLTLSGPHRDDVLLLLNGLPAKGYASHGESWSFALALRLASAELLRRDSSTGDPVLVLDDVFAELDRLRRERLAAAIGGFEQVLVTAAVLEDVPEPLTARIVHIESGRIVDAGAEHEDGAGDAEEPAAGEASEASDAPDRSAHV
- the dnaN gene encoding DNA polymerase III subunit beta yields the protein MKFQVNRDVFSEAVSFAVKLLPQRTTLPILSGVLIQANDDGLVLSSFDYEVSSQTEIQADVEEPGTVLVSGRLLAEIAGRLPNAPVRIATEESRISVTCGSASFTLLSMPVEEYPSIPEIGEQTGVVPADEFAGAVAQVAVAASRDDVTPVITGVQLEVRENSLSLVATDRYRVAIREIAWDGGSVASEETHTALVPARTLQEVGKTFGHSGTIQVAITSRDDRELIAFSADKKTVTSLLIKGNFPPVRRLFPDTVDNYAVMNTAELIEATRRVALVLEREAALRYSFTADGLTLEAIGSEQAQASESIDAILTGDETVVSLKPQFLLDGLSAVPSEFVRIGFTKTENPNKPGPVLITSQTSREQAGNDSYRYLLQPNLLLR